In Streptomyces sclerotialus, one genomic interval encodes:
- a CDS encoding TetR/AcrR family transcriptional regulator: MVTMTSPRREPQQERSRATRRKLLEAAVSCLAEHGWAGSTVSVVAERAGVSRGAAQHHFPTREDLFTAAVEYVAEERSQALRTLFPDHRADRGTVVAAIVDLYTGPLFRAALHLWVAASNEDQLRERVTELEARVGRESHRIAVELLAADESVPGVRETIQGFLDMARGLGLATLLSDDTTRREGVVAQWSRLLDGALGH; this comes from the coding sequence ATGGTCACGATGACTTCACCACGCCGAGAACCCCAGCAGGAACGCAGCCGCGCCACCCGCCGCAAGCTCCTCGAAGCCGCCGTCTCCTGCCTGGCCGAACACGGCTGGGCGGGCTCCACGGTCTCCGTCGTGGCCGAGCGCGCGGGCGTCTCCCGGGGCGCGGCGCAGCACCACTTCCCCACCCGCGAGGACCTCTTCACGGCGGCGGTCGAATACGTGGCCGAGGAACGCTCCCAGGCCCTCCGCACCCTCTTCCCGGACCACAGGGCCGACCGCGGAACCGTCGTCGCGGCCATCGTCGACCTCTACACAGGCCCTCTCTTCCGCGCGGCCCTCCACCTCTGGGTGGCCGCCTCCAACGAGGACCAGCTCCGCGAGCGCGTCACCGAACTGGAGGCGCGGGTGGGTCGCGAGTCCCACCGCATCGCCGTCGAACTCCTGGCAGCGGACGAATCGGTCCCGGGCGTACGGGAAACCATCCAGGGCTTTCTCGACATGGCCCGGGGCCTTGGGCTGGCCACCCTGCTCAGCGACGACACGACCCGCCGCGAAGGCGTAGTGGCCCAGTGGTCCCGTCTCCTGGACGGGGCACTGGGCCACTGA
- a CDS encoding citrate synthase 2, which yields MSDFVPGLEGVVAFETEIAEPDKEGGSLRYRGVDIEDLVGHVSFGNVWGLLVDGAFNPGLPPAEPFPIPVHSGDIRVDVQSALAMLAPVWGLKPLLDIDEAEARDNLARAAVMALSYVAQSARGQGLPMVPQKEIDKAETVVERFMKRWRGEPDPKHVKAVDAYWTSAAEHGMNASTFTARVIASTGADVAAALSGAVGAMSGPLHGGAPSRVLGMIEEIERTGDAKAYVKKALDRGERLMGFGHRVYRAEDPRARVLRRTAKELGAPRYEVAEALEKAALEELHNRRPDRVLATNVEFWAAITLDFAEVPAHMFTSMFTCARTAGWSAHILEQKRTGRLVRPSARYVGPAARNPRDISGYEDIAGR from the coding sequence TTGTCCGACTTCGTACCCGGGCTCGAAGGAGTCGTCGCGTTCGAAACGGAGATCGCCGAACCTGACAAGGAAGGCGGCTCGCTGCGGTACCGCGGCGTCGACATCGAAGACCTGGTCGGCCATGTGTCGTTCGGGAACGTGTGGGGCCTGCTGGTCGACGGTGCCTTCAACCCCGGCCTGCCGCCCGCCGAGCCGTTCCCCATCCCGGTGCACTCCGGCGACATCCGTGTGGACGTGCAGTCCGCGCTCGCCATGCTCGCCCCGGTGTGGGGCCTGAAACCGCTGCTGGACATCGACGAGGCCGAGGCGCGCGACAACCTGGCGCGGGCCGCGGTCATGGCGCTGTCCTACGTCGCGCAGTCGGCCCGCGGGCAGGGCCTGCCGATGGTCCCGCAGAAGGAGATCGACAAGGCGGAGACCGTCGTCGAGCGTTTCATGAAGCGGTGGCGCGGCGAGCCCGACCCCAAGCACGTGAAGGCCGTCGACGCGTACTGGACGTCGGCCGCCGAGCACGGCATGAACGCCTCGACCTTCACCGCCCGCGTCATCGCCTCCACCGGTGCCGACGTGGCCGCCGCGCTCTCGGGTGCGGTGGGCGCGATGTCCGGTCCGCTGCACGGCGGCGCGCCGTCCCGCGTGCTGGGCATGATCGAGGAGATCGAGCGTACGGGGGACGCGAAGGCGTACGTGAAGAAGGCGCTGGACCGCGGCGAGCGGCTGATGGGCTTCGGGCACCGCGTGTACCGCGCCGAGGACCCGCGCGCCCGTGTGCTGCGGCGGACGGCCAAGGAGCTGGGCGCGCCCCGCTACGAGGTCGCCGAGGCGCTGGAGAAGGCGGCGCTGGAGGAGCTGCACAACCGGCGTCCCGACCGGGTGCTGGCGACGAACGTGGAGTTCTGGGCGGCGATCACGCTGGACTTCGCCGAGGTCCCGGCGCACATGTTCACGTCGATGTTCACCTGCGCCCGTACGGCCGGGTGGAGCGCGCACATCCTGGAGCAGAAGCGCACGGGCCGGCTGGTGCGGCCGTCCGCGCGGTACGTGGGCCCCGCGGCGCGCAACCCGCGTGACATCTCGGGGTACGAGGACATCGCAGGCCGCTGA
- the pdxH gene encoding pyridoxamine 5'-phosphate oxidase: MPVHPADAASAAHPDPASMRAQYRAHGLAEEDLAGTPYEQFARWFKEAAASGIHEPNAMVVSTADEDGRPSSRTVLLKAFDDRGFVFFTNYASRKGRELGRNPAVSLLFPWHPLARQVIVAGSAERIGRDETAAYFRTRPHGSQLGAWASEQSSVVGSREELERAYADLAARYPEGEQVPAPPHWGGYRIAAESVEFWQGRENRLHDRLRYVRTPGGGWTVERLAP; this comes from the coding sequence ATGCCCGTGCACCCTGCCGACGCCGCATCCGCAGCCCACCCCGACCCCGCATCGATGCGCGCCCAGTACCGCGCGCACGGCCTCGCCGAGGAAGACCTCGCGGGCACTCCGTACGAGCAGTTCGCGCGCTGGTTCAAGGAAGCGGCCGCGAGCGGCATACACGAACCCAACGCCATGGTCGTCTCCACCGCCGACGAGGACGGGCGGCCCAGCTCCCGCACCGTCCTGCTGAAGGCGTTCGACGACCGCGGCTTCGTCTTCTTCACCAACTACGCCAGCAGGAAGGGCCGCGAGCTGGGGCGGAATCCGGCCGTCTCGCTGCTCTTCCCCTGGCACCCGCTCGCCCGCCAGGTCATCGTCGCCGGTTCCGCCGAGCGCATCGGCCGCGACGAGACCGCAGCGTACTTCCGCACCCGCCCGCACGGCTCCCAGCTGGGCGCCTGGGCCAGCGAGCAGTCCTCGGTGGTCGGCTCCCGTGAAGAGCTGGAGCGGGCGTACGCCGACCTCGCGGCCCGCTACCCCGAGGGCGAGCAGGTGCCGGCGCCGCCGCACTGGGGCGGCTACCGGATCGCCGCCGAGAGCGTGGAGTTCTGGCAGGGGCGCGAGAACCGTCTGCACGACCGGCTGCGGTACGTCCGCACGCCGGGCGGCGGCTGGACGGTCGAGCGCCTGGCGCCGTGA
- a CDS encoding PAS domain-containing protein, protein MDAALCAFDADGTVTHWNREAERILGWTAAEAVGRAGLAGWAVRAEDADEVHAVLMAAMTSPGRQVHEFALLTKDGGRVLVRTQSSAVTGTDGEPAGVYCAFSEVHTQIDLERSIALSEALFDDASWGVVLVDADLRPAVVNAHAARALGLGRTHVLGRPLGDLLAQGVEELEGALQHVLAEGAPPAATELWVTLRSEEAEEPRRCWRSGFLRLASPLAEEPVPLGVGWLFQDITDTKRSEQDSSLQRFRAHQLHRAGRAAAECEDPMEAAALQLDFALAGFADHGLVDLSATPSPSGLPLSGMDADTPIEDADATERPDDADPVPRLVRALASPAGAPGPSQPVAVTGIPLAYVPGHPAVQAYRRRGSVRASAGLAASPEGWAAARKWPEGTVHGLCVVLRSRGRTVGVATFLRGASRRPFDRADAAYAEDVASRIAASLDLADVLGKR, encoded by the coding sequence ATGGACGCCGCCCTGTGCGCCTTCGACGCCGACGGCACCGTCACCCACTGGAACCGCGAGGCCGAACGCATCCTCGGCTGGACCGCCGCCGAAGCGGTCGGCCGCGCGGGCCTGGCCGGCTGGGCGGTCCGCGCCGAGGACGCCGACGAGGTGCACGCGGTCCTGATGGCCGCGATGACCTCCCCGGGCCGCCAGGTGCACGAGTTCGCGCTGCTCACCAAGGACGGCGGCCGGGTGCTCGTACGGACCCAGTCCTCCGCCGTCACCGGCACGGACGGCGAGCCCGCCGGCGTGTACTGCGCCTTCAGCGAGGTCCACACCCAGATCGACCTCGAACGCTCCATCGCGCTGAGCGAGGCCCTCTTCGACGACGCGTCCTGGGGCGTGGTGCTCGTCGACGCCGACCTGCGCCCCGCCGTCGTCAACGCCCACGCCGCGCGCGCCCTGGGACTGGGGCGCACGCACGTGCTCGGGCGTCCGCTGGGGGACCTGCTCGCCCAGGGCGTCGAGGAGCTGGAGGGCGCCCTCCAGCACGTACTGGCGGAGGGCGCGCCCCCGGCCGCCACCGAACTGTGGGTGACGCTGCGCTCCGAAGAGGCGGAGGAGCCCCGCCGGTGCTGGCGCAGCGGCTTCCTGCGGCTGGCCTCCCCGCTCGCCGAGGAGCCCGTCCCCCTCGGCGTCGGCTGGCTCTTCCAGGACATCACCGACACCAAGCGCAGCGAACAGGACAGTTCGCTGCAGCGTTTCCGTGCCCACCAGCTGCACCGCGCGGGCCGCGCGGCGGCCGAGTGCGAGGACCCGATGGAGGCGGCAGCCCTCCAGCTCGACTTCGCGCTGGCCGGCTTCGCCGACCACGGCCTGGTCGACCTCTCCGCCACGCCGTCGCCCTCCGGCCTCCCGCTCTCCGGCATGGACGCGGACACGCCCATCGAGGACGCGGACGCCACCGAGCGGCCCGACGACGCCGACCCCGTACCGCGGCTGGTCCGCGCCCTCGCCTCACCCGCGGGCGCGCCCGGCCCCTCGCAGCCGGTCGCGGTCACCGGCATCCCGCTGGCCTACGTACCGGGCCACCCGGCGGTCCAGGCGTACCGGCGCCGCGGCTCGGTCCGGGCCAGCGCGGGCCTGGCGGCCTCGCCGGAAGGCTGGGCGGCGGCCCGGAAGTGGCCCGAGGGGACGGTGCACGGCCTGTGCGTGGTGCTGCGCAGCCGGGGCCGGACGGTGGGGGTGGCCACGTTCCTGCGCGGCGCCTCCCGCCGCCCGTTCGACCGCGCGGACGCCGCGTACGCCGAGGACGTCGCCTCCCGCATCGCCGCGTCCCTGGACCTGGCGGACGTGCTGGGCAAGAGATGA
- a CDS encoding SIS domain-containing protein produces MGDSESTGLAGQYFDAAIDLLRTVRDTEGERIAAAGTLIADTVEAGGRIFCFGAGHSSLPAQDTVYRAGGLAVMNLLPVPGVVGVDVMPATLGSALERVDGLAAAVLDTSPARAGDLLVIISLSGRNPLPVEMALNARALGLKVIGLTSVGYADGTKSRHVSGTYLKDHCDIVLDSHIPVGDAELTAPGIEAPFAPASTVVTSAVMQAVVATAAGALAERGIDPPLLRSGNVDGGHDWNGRVMREYADRIFYRH; encoded by the coding sequence ATGGGCGACAGCGAGAGCACAGGGCTGGCCGGGCAGTATTTCGACGCCGCGATCGACCTGCTGCGGACGGTGCGCGACACCGAGGGCGAGCGGATCGCCGCGGCCGGGACGCTGATCGCCGACACCGTGGAGGCAGGCGGCCGGATCTTCTGCTTCGGGGCCGGGCACTCCTCGCTGCCCGCCCAGGACACGGTCTACCGCGCCGGCGGTCTGGCGGTGATGAACCTGCTGCCCGTACCGGGCGTGGTGGGTGTCGACGTGATGCCCGCGACGCTCGGCAGCGCGCTGGAACGGGTCGACGGGCTGGCCGCCGCCGTCCTGGACACCAGCCCGGCACGGGCCGGCGACCTGCTGGTGATCATTTCGCTGTCCGGGCGGAACCCGCTGCCCGTGGAGATGGCACTGAACGCCCGCGCGCTCGGCCTGAAGGTCATCGGGCTGACCTCGGTCGGGTACGCGGACGGCACCAAGTCCCGGCACGTCTCCGGTACGTACCTCAAGGACCACTGCGACATCGTGCTGGACAGCCACATCCCGGTCGGCGACGCGGAGCTGACGGCGCCGGGTATCGAAGCGCCGTTCGCGCCCGCCTCCACGGTCGTCACCAGCGCGGTCATGCAGGCGGTCGTGGCGACCGCGGCCGGGGCGCTCGCCGAGCGCGGCATCGACCCGCCGCTGCTGCGCTCGGGCAACGTCGACGGCGGCCACGACTGGAACGGCCGGGTCATGCGCGAGTACGCGGACCGGATCTTCTACCGGCACTGA
- a CDS encoding metal-dependent transcriptional regulator produces the protein MSGLIDTTEMYLRTILELEEEGVVPMRARIAERLDQSGPTVSQTVARMERDGLVTVAGDRHLELTEEGRRLATRVMRKHRLAECLLVDVIGLEWEQVHAEACRWEHVMSEAVERRVLELLRHPTESPYGNPIPGLDELGEKAEADAFLDDGLLSLMDLDPGADGKTVVVRRIGEPIQTDAQLMYTLRRAGVQPGAVVSVTESPTGVLVGSSGEAAELATDIAQHVFVAKR, from the coding sequence ATGTCCGGACTGATCGACACCACGGAGATGTATCTCCGCACCATCCTCGAACTCGAAGAGGAAGGTGTGGTCCCGATGCGCGCTCGGATCGCCGAGCGGCTCGACCAGAGCGGCCCGACGGTCAGTCAGACCGTGGCGCGCATGGAGCGGGACGGCCTGGTCACGGTCGCCGGCGACCGCCATCTGGAGCTGACCGAGGAGGGCCGCCGCCTGGCGACCCGCGTGATGCGCAAGCACCGGCTCGCCGAGTGCCTGCTCGTCGACGTGATCGGCCTGGAGTGGGAGCAGGTGCACGCCGAGGCCTGTCGCTGGGAGCACGTCATGAGCGAGGCGGTGGAGCGCCGCGTCCTGGAGCTGCTGCGGCACCCGACCGAGTCGCCGTACGGCAATCCCATCCCGGGCCTGGACGAGCTGGGCGAGAAGGCGGAGGCCGATGCGTTCCTGGACGACGGCCTGCTGAGCCTGATGGACCTCGACCCGGGCGCCGACGGCAAGACCGTCGTCGTGCGGCGCATCGGCGAGCCCATCCAGACGGACGCCCAGCTGATGTACACGCTGCGGCGCGCCGGGGTGCAGCCGGGGGCAGTGGTGAGCGTGACGGAGTCGCCGACCGGCGTCCTGGTCGGCAGCAGCGGCGAGGCCGCGGAGCTGGCCACGGACATCGCCCAGCACGTCTTCGTGGCGAAGCGCTGA
- a CDS encoding alpha/beta fold hydrolase — protein MVRRIDVTGSGGVRLAAWEFTDPPKAGGEGVERKHNGRGPGVLLLHGLMGRAAHWAETARWLGARYRPVGLDQRGHGRSEKPADGPFDRMTYVDDAIAAIEELHLAPVALIGHSMGALTAWQIAARRPDLVSALVICDMRASALGAASQREWEEWFRSWPVPFATLADVRKWFGEDDPTLERPRPVRGEFFAEVMAERADGWRPVFSRRQMLAVREAWVHDAHWEELALVECPTLVVRGLDGELGRAEAQEMVRVLPRGAYAEIADAGHLVPWERPDDWRRVLEPFLHTALPSLPV, from the coding sequence ATGGTGCGGCGCATCGACGTGACAGGTAGCGGGGGCGTACGGCTCGCGGCCTGGGAGTTCACCGACCCTCCCAAGGCCGGCGGTGAGGGAGTGGAGCGGAAGCACAACGGACGCGGCCCCGGCGTGCTGCTCCTGCACGGACTGATGGGACGGGCGGCGCACTGGGCGGAGACCGCCCGCTGGCTCGGCGCGCGCTACCGCCCCGTGGGCCTGGACCAGCGAGGTCACGGCCGCAGCGAGAAGCCGGCCGACGGACCGTTCGACCGTATGACGTACGTGGACGACGCGATCGCCGCGATCGAGGAGCTCCATCTCGCGCCGGTGGCCCTTATCGGCCATTCCATGGGCGCGCTCACCGCATGGCAGATCGCGGCGCGGCGGCCCGACCTCGTCAGCGCCCTGGTCATCTGCGACATGCGGGCCTCCGCCCTGGGCGCGGCCTCACAGCGCGAATGGGAGGAGTGGTTCCGCTCCTGGCCGGTCCCGTTCGCCACGCTCGCCGACGTCCGCAAGTGGTTCGGCGAGGACGACCCGACGCTGGAGCGGCCCCGCCCGGTCCGCGGCGAGTTCTTCGCCGAGGTGATGGCCGAGCGCGCGGACGGCTGGCGCCCGGTGTTCTCACGCCGCCAGATGCTCGCCGTCCGCGAGGCATGGGTGCACGACGCGCACTGGGAGGAGCTGGCGCTGGTCGAGTGCCCGACGCTGGTCGTCCGCGGCCTCGACGGCGAACTGGGCCGCGCCGAGGCGCAGGAGATGGTCCGCGTCCTCCCGCGCGGCGCCTACGCGGAGATCGCCGACGCCGGCCACCTCGTCCCGTGGGAACGCCCCGACGACTGGCGCCGCGTCCTGGAGCCGTTCCTGCACACGGCCCTGCCGAGCCTGCCGGTCTGA
- a CDS encoding ABC transporter ATP-binding protein translates to MTIESSGAGEQAGTAVSPAAVRIHSLWKKYGDHTAVAGIDLTLPAGRFIGLVGPNGAGKTTTLSMVTGLLRPDAGQVEIGGHDVWRDPVAVKSRIGVLPEGLRLFERLSGAELLSYIGRLRGLPGDEVDKRAGQLLDVLDLSGARNKLVVDYSTGMRKKIGLAAALLHNPEILFLDEPFEGVDPVSAQTIRGVLERYTGSGATVIFSSHVMELVESLCDWVAVMAAGKIRADGPIAEVRGDAPTLQDAFLELVGAGGRARAGQDLDWLGGSGAR, encoded by the coding sequence GTGACGATCGAAAGTTCAGGTGCTGGAGAACAGGCTGGCACGGCGGTGAGTCCGGCGGCGGTGCGTATCCACAGCCTCTGGAAGAAGTATGGAGATCACACCGCGGTCGCGGGCATCGATCTGACGTTGCCGGCCGGGCGGTTCATCGGGCTCGTGGGGCCGAACGGCGCGGGCAAGACGACCACGCTCTCGATGGTGACCGGGCTGCTGCGGCCGGACGCGGGGCAGGTGGAGATCGGCGGGCACGACGTCTGGCGCGACCCGGTCGCCGTGAAGTCCCGGATCGGTGTGCTGCCTGAAGGGCTGCGGCTGTTCGAGCGGCTGTCCGGTGCCGAGCTCCTCTCGTACATCGGGCGGCTGCGGGGGCTGCCCGGCGACGAGGTCGACAAGCGGGCCGGGCAGCTGCTGGACGTGCTCGATCTGTCCGGGGCCCGGAACAAGCTGGTCGTGGACTACTCCACCGGTATGCGGAAGAAGATCGGGCTGGCGGCGGCGCTGCTGCACAACCCCGAGATCCTCTTCCTCGACGAGCCGTTCGAGGGGGTGGACCCCGTCTCCGCGCAGACCATCAGGGGGGTGCTGGAGCGGTACACCGGTTCCGGTGCGACCGTCATCTTCTCCAGCCATGTGATGGAGCTGGTCGAGTCGCTCTGCGACTGGGTCGCGGTCATGGCGGCCGGGAAGATCCGTGCCGACGGGCCGATCGCCGAGGTACGCGGTGACGCGCCCACGCTCCAGGACGCGTTCCTGGAACTGGTCGGCGCGGGCGGCCGCGCGCGGGCCGGGCAGGACCTGGACTGGCTGGGCGGGAGCGGTGCCCGATGA
- a CDS encoding bifunctional DNA primase/polymerase — protein sequence MERSSGVTGAPQVLQQRGERLLDIAVRYAAERHWDVLPGAWLEDDGATPYCSCGDHGCPAPGAHPLAADWSRSATGSTSVIHSLWTEHPRAAILLPTGRTFDALDVPETAGCLALARMERRSLPLGPVIRTPNRRMLFLVLPGATPKVPGLVRKLGWPHPATLDLTAHGEGTYLPAPPTRTGRHAPVQWAIHPTPANRWLPDAEDLLTPLAYACAQESPTPRFR from the coding sequence GTGGAACGAAGCAGCGGAGTCACAGGAGCCCCACAGGTCCTCCAGCAGCGCGGCGAGCGGCTGCTGGACATCGCGGTGCGTTACGCGGCGGAACGCCATTGGGACGTACTCCCCGGCGCATGGCTGGAAGACGACGGTGCGACTCCGTACTGTTCATGCGGCGACCACGGCTGCCCCGCCCCCGGCGCCCACCCGCTCGCGGCCGACTGGTCCAGGAGCGCCACCGGCAGCACATCCGTCATCCACAGCCTGTGGACGGAGCATCCGCGCGCGGCGATCCTCCTCCCGACGGGCCGCACCTTCGACGCCCTGGACGTACCGGAGACCGCCGGCTGCCTGGCCCTCGCCCGGATGGAACGGCGCAGCCTGCCCCTCGGCCCGGTCATCCGCACCCCGAACCGCCGGATGCTCTTCCTCGTCCTCCCCGGCGCCACCCCCAAGGTCCCAGGCCTGGTACGGAAACTGGGCTGGCCCCACCCCGCCACCCTCGACCTGACCGCCCACGGCGAGGGCACCTACCTCCCCGCCCCGCCCACCCGCACCGGCCGCCACGCCCCGGTCCAGTGGGCCATCCACCCCACCCCCGCCAACCGCTGGCTCCCCGACGCCGAAGACCTCCTCACCCCCCTCGCCTACGCCTGCGCCCAAGAATCCCCGACCCCCCGCTTCCGCTGA